A DNA window from Boseongicola sp. contains the following coding sequences:
- the ilvC gene encoding ketol-acid reductoisomerase: MRVYYDRDCDINLIKDKKVAILGYGSQGHAHALNLRDSGAKNLAVALREGSASAQKAEAEGLQVMGIAEAAAWCDVIMFTMPDELQAETYKKYVHDNLKEGSAIAFAHGLNVHFGLIEPKPGVDVIMMAPKGPGHTVRGEYAKGGGVPCLVAVNNDASGKALEIGLSYCSAIGGGRSGIIETNFREECETDLFGEQAVLCGGLVELIRMGFETLTEAGYAPEMAYFECLHEVKLIVDLIYEGGIANMNYSISNTAEYGEYVSGPRILPYDETKARMKGVLDDIQSGKFVRDFMLENAVGQPSFKSTRRNNDAHQIEEVGEKLRGMMPWISAGKLVDQAKN; this comes from the coding sequence ATGCGCGTTTACTACGACCGCGATTGCGACATCAATCTCATCAAAGACAAGAAAGTGGCCATCCTGGGCTACGGTAGCCAGGGCCACGCCCATGCGCTGAACCTGCGCGACAGCGGTGCCAAGAACCTGGCAGTCGCCCTGCGCGAAGGCAGTGCCAGCGCCCAGAAGGCTGAGGCCGAGGGCCTTCAGGTCATGGGTATCGCCGAAGCAGCCGCTTGGTGTGACGTCATCATGTTCACCATGCCCGACGAACTTCAGGCCGAGACTTATAAGAAATACGTTCACGACAACCTAAAAGAGGGTTCGGCGATCGCATTCGCACACGGTCTGAATGTTCACTTCGGTCTGATCGAGCCAAAGCCAGGTGTTGACGTCATCATGATGGCACCCAAAGGCCCAGGCCACACCGTGCGCGGCGAATACGCAAAAGGCGGCGGTGTACCGTGCTTGGTTGCGGTAAACAACGACGCTTCAGGTAAGGCGCTGGAAATTGGTCTTTCTTATTGCTCGGCAATCGGTGGCGGCCGCTCAGGCATCATCGAAACCAACTTCCGCGAAGAATGTGAAACGGACCTCTTCGGCGAACAGGCCGTTCTCTGCGGCGGTCTGGTCGAGTTGATCCGCATGGGCTTTGAAACGCTGACAGAAGCTGGCTACGCACCCGAGATGGCCTATTTCGAATGTCTGCACGAAGTGAAGCTGATCGTTGATCTTATCTACGAAGGCGGTATCGCGAACATGAACTATTCGATTTCGAATACAGCCGAATATGGTGAATACGTCTCTGGTCCACGCATCCTGCCATACGACGAAACCAAAGCCCGTATGAAGGGCGTCCTGGACGACATTCAGTCTGGTAAATTCGTGCGTGACTTTATGCTCGAAAACGCCGTCGGACAGCCAAGCTTCAAGTCGACGCGCCGCAACAACGACGCGCATCAGATTGAAGAAGTTGGAGAAAAGCTACGTGGCATGATGCCATGGATCTCTGCTGGGAAGCTTGTGGACCAAGCGAAGAACTAA
- a CDS encoding winged helix-turn-helix transcriptional regulator: MLDEIDSRLLRHLLVEPDLATADLADRAGLTTTSCWRRLEKLTASGVIQGRHAVIDWKALGYEVEVSLRVTLEKSNPRAFDEFMAAAREVPEIHELQTFLGRVDVRLAILARDMPHYQIIYRQRILPLPHIADIEALMTVATVKTDVGLPL, from the coding sequence ATGCTTGACGAAATAGATAGCCGATTGCTGCGTCATCTTCTAGTCGAGCCTGACTTGGCGACTGCGGACCTTGCCGACCGTGCGGGGCTGACGACGACGTCTTGTTGGCGGCGGCTTGAAAAGTTGACTGCAAGCGGCGTTATTCAGGGTCGCCACGCTGTAATCGATTGGAAAGCGCTTGGCTATGAGGTCGAGGTCAGTCTTCGGGTCACGCTCGAAAAAAGTAACCCGCGGGCTTTCGATGAATTCATGGCGGCAGCCCGCGAAGTACCAGAGATTCATGAGCTTCAGACATTTCTGGGACGTGTGGATGTGCGGCTAGCGATTCTGGCGCGAGATATGCCTCACTATCAGATCATCTACCGGCAGCGCATACTGCCGCTTCCACATATCGCTGATATTGAGGCGTTAATGACAGTGGCCACTGTCAA